The following proteins come from a genomic window of Rattus norvegicus strain BN/NHsdMcwi chromosome 8, GRCr8, whole genome shotgun sequence:
- the Pigyl1 gene encoding uncharacterized protein Pigyl1: MREENRFSTVGVGVPEDRTQLLRLGRKRPYSLSPLIGPNYYFDIHQFKRKTTDRTRSPLLQRLGDGGCDQTTGAEPERRSEGVVRCPMSTRGSAPSRDLGFLPRPLRDLIGRLARVLRLRRAVTVTARRSRDPDIYRPVNGEFRVSRSDTGGGAVGTGWDRTRASKASAPRTPPVPLGWLVHFRFGRVLLCPVRLGPVLSGLARFSPAWLGSLRPGHRYPRSARDCSGTRVPLRVPEATGPRAGAVFTLCIDDGRLVTRLRVPVLVPSRSSSYGKPPLRCLK; the protein is encoded by the exons atgcgAGAAGAAAATAGGTTCTCCaccgtgggggtgggggtccccGAGGATCGAACTCAGTTACTAAGGCTTGGCAGGAAACGCCCGTACTCGCTGAGCCCTCTCATCGGCCCAAACTACTATTTTGACATTCACCAATTCAAACGTAAAACGACGGATCGGACTCGTTCCCCGCTGCTTCAGAGGCTGGGTGATGGTGGCTGCGACCAA ACTACGGGGGCGGAGCCTGAGCGCCGGAGCGAAGGCGTGGTGCGCTGTCCAATGAGCACGCGCGGATCGGCTCCCTCGCGGGATCTGGGTTTCTTACCCCGCCCCCTCAGGGATTTGATTGGGCGGCTGGCCCGGGTGCTCCGCCTTCGTAGAGCGGTGACGGTCACAGCCAGGCGCAGCCGGGACCCGGACATTTACAGGCCAGTGAATGGTGAGTTCAGGGTCTCGAGATCCGATACGGGCGGAGGAGCTGTTGGAACCGGCTGGGACAGGACTCGCGCTAGCAAGGCGTCTGCGCCACGGACGCCTCCGGTTCCGCTTGGCTGGCTGGTTCACTTTCGATTCGGCCGGGTTCTCCTCTGCCCTGTTCGGCTTGGTCCGGTTCTCTCCGGCTTGGCTCGGTTCTCTCCGGCTTGGCTCGGTTCTCTCCGACCCGGCCATCGCTACCCTCGGTCAGCCAGAGACTGCAGCGGGACCCGGGTGCCCCTTCGCGTCCCCGAGGCGACTGGGCCCAGGGCTGGCGCTGTCTTCACTCTGTGCATTGACGACGGGCGGCTCGTGACGAGGCTCCGGGTTCCGGTGCTGGTCCCCAGCCGGTCCTCGTCGTACGGGAAGCCTCCACTCAGGTGTCTGAAGTGA
- the LOC120094092 gene encoding zinc finger protein 564-like isoform X2, which translates to MQVSVLHMISLPLVNTYGMFQDLVAFEDVTVNFTQEEWALLDTSQRNLYREVVGEIFMNLASMGERWGQNIEDWYRNQGRILSNHIVERLSDDKEETINQILDHDLKKESSPGVNLCECSVCGLAFVSCSSGKGTHTGQGVHDYKCRQCETAFCNYPFQVSDRSHHEDKPHGCQEHGEDFLSFTSLGDFVIPRTEGGPHKCNVCGKGLHYPSSLRIHERIHTGERPYQCEECGKAFSCWGSVRRHQRTHTGEKPYNCKECGKAFSSLSGLKGHTIRHTGGGPYKCKECGKVFNSPSALSKHERTHTGERPFLCKYCGKAFICSTSVRKHERTHTGEKPYECQRCGKAFISNSGLQGHMIRHTGVGPYKCKFCGKAFGSPSAVLRHESAHVV; encoded by the exons ATGCAGGTCTCTGTGCTACATATGATCTCTCTTCCTCTTGTAAACACGTATGGGATGTTTCAGGACTTAGTGGCCTTCGAGGATGTGACCGTGAActtcacccaggaggagtgggCTCTGCTGGACACGtcccagaggaacctttacagaGAAGTGGTTGGGGAAATCTTTATGAACTTGGCCTCTATGG GGGAAAGATGGGGCCAGaatattgaagactggtacaGAAATCAGGGCAGAATCTTAAG caacCATATTGTGGAGAGACTCAGTGACGACAAAGAAGAAACCATCAACCAAATTCTTGACCACGACCTGAAAAAGGAAAGCTCTCCTGGAGTAAATCTCTGTGAATGCAGTGTGTGTGGGCTAGCCTTCGTGTCTTGTTCATCTGGGAAGGGTACACACACTGGACAGGGAGTACATGACTACAAATGCAGGCAGTGTGAAACAGCCTTCTGTAATTACCCTTTCCAAGTCAGTGACAGGTCTCACCATGAAGACAAACCCCACGGGTGTCAGGAACACGGGGAAGACTTCCTTTCTTTTACCAGCCTTGGTGACTTCGTTATACCTCGGACTGAAGGTGGACCCCATAAATGTAACGTGTGCGGAAAAGGTTTGCACTACCCCAGCTCACTTAGGATCCATGAAAGAATCCACACAGGAGAGAGGCCCTATCAGTGTGAAGAGTGTGGAAAAGCCTTCAGTTGTTGGGGCTCAGTTCGACGACATCAAAGGACCCACACTGGTGAGAAACCCTACAACTGTAAGGAGTGCGGGAAGGCCTTCAGTTCTCTCTCGGGCCTTAAAGGACACACGATAAGACACACTGGGGGTGGACCTTATAAGTGCAAGGAGTGTGGAAAAGTCTTTAACTCGCCCAGTGCACTTAGTAAACACGAGAGAACTCACACGGGGGAGAGACCCTTTCTGTGTAAGTACTGTGGGAAAGCGTTCATCTGCTCCACCTCAGTGCGCAAACACGAGAGGACTCACACTGGAGAAAAACCCTATGAGTGTCAGCGGTGTGGGAAGGCCTTCATTTCTAACTCAGGCCTCCAAGGACACATGATTAGGCACACAGGCGTCGGGCCTTACAAATGTAAATTCTGTGGGAAAGCCTTTGGCTCTCCCAGTGCTGTTCTAAGGCATGAAAGTGCTCATGTCGTGTAG
- the Acp5 gene encoding tartrate-resistant acid phosphatase type 5 isoform X2: MDTWMVLLGLQILLLPLLAHCTAPASTLRFVAVGDWGGVPNAPFHTAREMANAKEIARTVQIMGADFIMSLGDNFYFTGVHDANDKRFQETFEDVFSDRALRNIPWYVLAGNHDHLGNVSAQIAYSKISKRWNFPSPYYRLRFKVPRSNITVAIFMLDTVMLCGNSDDFVSQQPEMPRDLGVARTQLSWLKKQLAAAKEDYVLVAGHYPIWSIAEHGPTRCLVKNLRPLLAAYGVTAYLCGHDHNLQYLQDENGVGYVLSGAGNFMDPSVRHQRKVPNGYLRFHYGSEDSLGGFTYVEIGSKEMSITYVEASGKSLFKTSLPRRPRP; encoded by the exons ATGGATACGTGGATGGTGCTGCTGGGCCTGCAAATCCTGCTGCTCCCACTCCTGGCTCACTGTACAGCCCCAGCTTCCACCCTGAGATTCGTGGCTGTGGGTGACTGGGGAGGGGTCCCCAATGCCCCATTCCACACAGCCCGGGAAATGGCCAATGCTAAAGAAATCGCCAGAACCGTGCAGATTATGGGCGCTGACTTCATCATGTCCCTGGGGGACAACTTCTACTTCACTGGAGTGCATGACGCCAATGACAAGAGGTTCCAG GAGACCTTTGAGGATGTGTTCTCTGACCGTGCCCTCCGCAACATCCCCTGGTACGTGCTGGCTGGAAACCATGATCACCTTGGCAATGTCTCGGCACAAATTGCCTACTCCAAGATCTCCAAGCGCTG GAACTTCCCCAGCCCTTATTACCGTTTGCGTTTCAAAGTTCCGCGGTCGAACATCACCGTGGCCATCTTTATGCTGGACACCGTGATGCTGTGTGGCAATTCCGACGACTTTGTCAGCCAGCAGCCTGAAATGCCCCGAGACCTGGGAGTGGCCCGCACTCAGCTGTCCTGGCTCAAAAAACAGTTGGCAGCAGCCAAGGAGGACTATGTTTTGGTGGCCGGTCACTACCCCATCTGGTCCATCGCCGAGCACGGACCCACCCGCTGCCTGGTCAAGAACTTGAGGCCATTGTTGGCTGCATACGGGGTCACCGCCTACCTGTGTGGGCATGACCACAACCTGCAG TATCTTCAGGATGAGAACGGTGTGGGCTATGTGCTGAGTGGGGCCGGCAACTTCATGGACCCTTCCGTGCGGCATCAACGAAAGGTCCCCAACGGCTACCTACGCTTTCACTATGGATCTGAGGACTCTCTGGGTGGCTTCACATACGTGGAGATAGGCTCCAAAGAAATGAGCATCACGTATGTGGAAGCCTCTGGAAAATCACTCTTCAAGACCAGCCTCCCCAGGCGACCCAGACCCTGA
- the LOC120094092 gene encoding zinc finger protein 564-like isoform X1, with translation MKRAASRGGTPPRKATKETETQTSEAWVVWSVLVVVTSALCLRPGPAVICREPGIGRGASLGPPAGRDGLSGLRGCDRELHPGGVGSAGHVPEEPLQRSGWGNLYELGLYGNHIVERLSDDKEETINQILDHDLKKESSPGVNLCECSVCGLAFVSCSSGKGTHTGQGVHDYKCRQCETAFCNYPFQVSDRSHHEDKPHGCQEHGEDFLSFTSLGDFVIPRTEGGPHKCNVCGKGLHYPSSLRIHERIHTGERPYQCEECGKAFSCWGSVRRHQRTHTGEKPYNCKECGKAFSSLSGLKGHTIRHTGGGPYKCKECGKVFNSPSALSKHERTHTGERPFLCKYCGKAFICSTSVRKHERTHTGEKPYECQRCGKAFISNSGLQGHMIRHTGVGPYKCKFCGKAFGSPSAVLRHESAHVV, from the exons ATGAAACGCGCCGCTAGCAGGGGCGGGACGCCGCCACGCAAAGCCACCAAAGAGACTGAGACTCAGACTTCGGAGGCTTGGGTGGTCTGGTCTGTCTTGGTAGTTGTCACTTCGGCTCTCTGCCTCCGGCCGGGTCCTGCTGTGATCTGCAGGGAACCGGGAATCGGGAGGGGGGCTTCCCTAGGACCTCCCGCAGGACGCGATG GACTTAGTGGCCTTCGAGGATGTGACCGTGAActtcacccaggaggagtgggCTCTGCTGGACACGtcccagaggaacctttacagaGAAGTGGTTGGGGAAATCTTTATGAACTTGGCCTCTATGG caacCATATTGTGGAGAGACTCAGTGACGACAAAGAAGAAACCATCAACCAAATTCTTGACCACGACCTGAAAAAGGAAAGCTCTCCTGGAGTAAATCTCTGTGAATGCAGTGTGTGTGGGCTAGCCTTCGTGTCTTGTTCATCTGGGAAGGGTACACACACTGGACAGGGAGTACATGACTACAAATGCAGGCAGTGTGAAACAGCCTTCTGTAATTACCCTTTCCAAGTCAGTGACAGGTCTCACCATGAAGACAAACCCCACGGGTGTCAGGAACACGGGGAAGACTTCCTTTCTTTTACCAGCCTTGGTGACTTCGTTATACCTCGGACTGAAGGTGGACCCCATAAATGTAACGTGTGCGGAAAAGGTTTGCACTACCCCAGCTCACTTAGGATCCATGAAAGAATCCACACAGGAGAGAGGCCCTATCAGTGTGAAGAGTGTGGAAAAGCCTTCAGTTGTTGGGGCTCAGTTCGACGACATCAAAGGACCCACACTGGTGAGAAACCCTACAACTGTAAGGAGTGCGGGAAGGCCTTCAGTTCTCTCTCGGGCCTTAAAGGACACACGATAAGACACACTGGGGGTGGACCTTATAAGTGCAAGGAGTGTGGAAAAGTCTTTAACTCGCCCAGTGCACTTAGTAAACACGAGAGAACTCACACGGGGGAGAGACCCTTTCTGTGTAAGTACTGTGGGAAAGCGTTCATCTGCTCCACCTCAGTGCGCAAACACGAGAGGACTCACACTGGAGAAAAACCCTATGAGTGTCAGCGGTGTGGGAAGGCCTTCATTTCTAACTCAGGCCTCCAAGGACACATGATTAGGCACACAGGCGTCGGGCCTTACAAATGTAAATTCTGTGGGAAAGCCTTTGGCTCTCCCAGTGCTGTTCTAAGGCATGAAAGTGCTCATGTCGTGTAG
- the Acp5 gene encoding tartrate-resistant acid phosphatase type 5 isoform 1 precursor (isoform 1 precursor is encoded by transcript variant 1) — translation MTTCASSSMDTWMVLLGLQILLLPLLAHCTAPASTLRFVAVGDWGGVPNAPFHTAREMANAKEIARTVQIMGADFIMSLGDNFYFTGVHDANDKRFQETFEDVFSDRALRNIPWYVLAGNHDHLGNVSAQIAYSKISKRWNFPSPYYRLRFKVPRSNITVAIFMLDTVMLCGNSDDFVSQQPEMPRDLGVARTQLSWLKKQLAAAKEDYVLVAGHYPIWSIAEHGPTRCLVKNLRPLLAAYGVTAYLCGHDHNLQYLQDENGVGYVLSGAGNFMDPSVRHQRKVPNGYLRFHYGSEDSLGGFTYVEIGSKEMSITYVEASGKSLFKTSLPRRPRP, via the exons ATGACCACCTGTGCTTCCTCCAGC ATGGATACGTGGATGGTGCTGCTGGGCCTGCAAATCCTGCTGCTCCCACTCCTGGCTCACTGTACAGCCCCAGCTTCCACCCTGAGATTCGTGGCTGTGGGTGACTGGGGAGGGGTCCCCAATGCCCCATTCCACACAGCCCGGGAAATGGCCAATGCTAAAGAAATCGCCAGAACCGTGCAGATTATGGGCGCTGACTTCATCATGTCCCTGGGGGACAACTTCTACTTCACTGGAGTGCATGACGCCAATGACAAGAGGTTCCAG GAGACCTTTGAGGATGTGTTCTCTGACCGTGCCCTCCGCAACATCCCCTGGTACGTGCTGGCTGGAAACCATGATCACCTTGGCAATGTCTCGGCACAAATTGCCTACTCCAAGATCTCCAAGCGCTG GAACTTCCCCAGCCCTTATTACCGTTTGCGTTTCAAAGTTCCGCGGTCGAACATCACCGTGGCCATCTTTATGCTGGACACCGTGATGCTGTGTGGCAATTCCGACGACTTTGTCAGCCAGCAGCCTGAAATGCCCCGAGACCTGGGAGTGGCCCGCACTCAGCTGTCCTGGCTCAAAAAACAGTTGGCAGCAGCCAAGGAGGACTATGTTTTGGTGGCCGGTCACTACCCCATCTGGTCCATCGCCGAGCACGGACCCACCCGCTGCCTGGTCAAGAACTTGAGGCCATTGTTGGCTGCATACGGGGTCACCGCCTACCTGTGTGGGCATGACCACAACCTGCAG TATCTTCAGGATGAGAACGGTGTGGGCTATGTGCTGAGTGGGGCCGGCAACTTCATGGACCCTTCCGTGCGGCATCAACGAAAGGTCCCCAACGGCTACCTACGCTTTCACTATGGATCTGAGGACTCTCTGGGTGGCTTCACATACGTGGAGATAGGCTCCAAAGAAATGAGCATCACGTATGTGGAAGCCTCTGGAAAATCACTCTTCAAGACCAGCCTCCCCAGGCGACCCAGACCCTGA
- the LOC120094092 gene encoding zinc finger protein 564-like isoform X3: MDLVAFEDVTVNFTQEEWALLDTSQRNLYREVVGEIFMNLASMGERWGQNIEDWYRNQGRILSNHIVERLSDDKEETINQILDHDLKKESSPGVNLCECSVCGLAFVSCSSGKGTHTGQGVHDYKCRQCETAFCNYPFQVSDRSHHEDKPHGCQEHGEDFLSFTSLGDFVIPRTEGGPHKCNVCGKGLHYPSSLRIHERIHTGERPYQCEECGKAFSCWGSVRRHQRTHTGEKPYNCKECGKAFSSLSGLKGHTIRHTGGGPYKCKECGKVFNSPSALSKHERTHTGERPFLCKYCGKAFICSTSVRKHERTHTGEKPYECQRCGKAFISNSGLQGHMIRHTGVGPYKCKFCGKAFGSPSAVLRHESAHVV, from the exons ATG GACTTAGTGGCCTTCGAGGATGTGACCGTGAActtcacccaggaggagtgggCTCTGCTGGACACGtcccagaggaacctttacagaGAAGTGGTTGGGGAAATCTTTATGAACTTGGCCTCTATGG GGGAAAGATGGGGCCAGaatattgaagactggtacaGAAATCAGGGCAGAATCTTAAG caacCATATTGTGGAGAGACTCAGTGACGACAAAGAAGAAACCATCAACCAAATTCTTGACCACGACCTGAAAAAGGAAAGCTCTCCTGGAGTAAATCTCTGTGAATGCAGTGTGTGTGGGCTAGCCTTCGTGTCTTGTTCATCTGGGAAGGGTACACACACTGGACAGGGAGTACATGACTACAAATGCAGGCAGTGTGAAACAGCCTTCTGTAATTACCCTTTCCAAGTCAGTGACAGGTCTCACCATGAAGACAAACCCCACGGGTGTCAGGAACACGGGGAAGACTTCCTTTCTTTTACCAGCCTTGGTGACTTCGTTATACCTCGGACTGAAGGTGGACCCCATAAATGTAACGTGTGCGGAAAAGGTTTGCACTACCCCAGCTCACTTAGGATCCATGAAAGAATCCACACAGGAGAGAGGCCCTATCAGTGTGAAGAGTGTGGAAAAGCCTTCAGTTGTTGGGGCTCAGTTCGACGACATCAAAGGACCCACACTGGTGAGAAACCCTACAACTGTAAGGAGTGCGGGAAGGCCTTCAGTTCTCTCTCGGGCCTTAAAGGACACACGATAAGACACACTGGGGGTGGACCTTATAAGTGCAAGGAGTGTGGAAAAGTCTTTAACTCGCCCAGTGCACTTAGTAAACACGAGAGAACTCACACGGGGGAGAGACCCTTTCTGTGTAAGTACTGTGGGAAAGCGTTCATCTGCTCCACCTCAGTGCGCAAACACGAGAGGACTCACACTGGAGAAAAACCCTATGAGTGTCAGCGGTGTGGGAAGGCCTTCATTTCTAACTCAGGCCTCCAAGGACACATGATTAGGCACACAGGCGTCGGGCCTTACAAATGTAAATTCTGTGGGAAAGCCTTTGGCTCTCCCAGTGCTGTTCTAAGGCATGAAAGTGCTCATGTCGTGTAG
- the Pigy gene encoding phosphatidylinositol N-acetylglucosaminyltransferase subunit Y: protein MILSLPTLTVLIPLISLAGLFYSASVEENFPEGCTSASSLCFYSLLLPVTVPVYVFFHLWTWMGLKLFRHN from the coding sequence ATGATCCTGTCTCTGCCCACCCTGACTGTCCTCATCCCGCTCATCTCCCTGGCGGGCCTGTTCTACTCCGCCTctgtggaagaaaacttcccagaGGGCTGTACCAGCGCCAGCAGCCTGTGCTTCTACAGTTTGCTTCTGCCGGTCACCGTACCGGTGTACGTGTTCTTCCACCTGTGGACTTGGATGGGCCTGAAGCTCTTCAGACATAACTAG